In Halobacteriovorax marinus SJ, the following proteins share a genomic window:
- a CDS encoding lipase family protein, protein MKRTNKLIISVIALFLSCSTLASKHHIFMIHGIGDSDKAFGAANIVLNGLLNENSRETQFFLESFEYQTGNDDLTTVDFAKSFSVFFREYFKGRELEEGDHFSILAHSQGGLVTMNWLYHSYKGDSEFTDFSLIKRFMKTYISAATPYGGTEITTIPLLSRRLRQIMSLGKKELEDMYFPSAMIDKMQSLLMGKEKPFLNFLHSLNILNIVGVVHRLPSLSSSAGNLQDDTTVPVSSATMNFYYLKNHKKYYPGFGDKIPAKETKFFNNAKTIAVNAAHIPVLFVPGVVKIPVECRILSECDHPAINFYLNHFLEKPAPEVTEQARSFVVKLKLEVTKNSINFSGREPEFKFNFDAKSFKANKVIGKSFFLDDVKEKKNSRVYEFYYAGKLDKENLKEHIVNIKIEGPTIFHIERSVDFKIAPGNQTTIDLKLMSLGDY, encoded by the coding sequence ATGAAAAGAACCAATAAGCTTATAATCTCAGTTATAGCACTCTTTTTATCGTGCTCAACTCTTGCTTCTAAACATCATATCTTTATGATTCACGGAATCGGCGATTCTGATAAGGCCTTTGGGGCTGCCAATATTGTTTTAAATGGTCTTTTAAATGAGAACTCAAGGGAGACTCAATTCTTTCTAGAGAGCTTTGAATATCAAACTGGAAATGATGATTTAACGACCGTTGACTTTGCTAAGAGCTTCTCAGTCTTTTTTCGCGAATATTTTAAAGGAAGAGAGTTGGAAGAGGGAGATCATTTCTCTATCTTGGCACACTCTCAAGGTGGACTCGTCACAATGAACTGGCTTTATCATAGTTATAAAGGTGATAGTGAGTTCACAGACTTCTCTCTAATTAAGAGATTTATGAAAACATATATTTCTGCAGCGACACCATATGGTGGAACAGAGATCACGACTATACCTCTTCTCTCAAGAAGGCTTAGACAGATCATGTCCCTTGGAAAGAAAGAGTTGGAAGATATGTATTTTCCAAGTGCGATGATTGATAAAATGCAGTCGCTTCTCATGGGAAAGGAAAAGCCCTTTCTTAACTTCCTTCACTCATTAAATATTTTGAATATTGTGGGGGTTGTTCATAGGCTTCCATCGCTCTCTAGTTCTGCTGGTAATTTACAGGACGATACAACTGTTCCTGTTTCATCAGCGACCATGAATTTCTATTACTTAAAGAACCATAAAAAGTACTATCCTGGATTTGGAGATAAGATTCCTGCCAAAGAAACGAAGTTCTTTAATAATGCTAAGACTATTGCTGTAAATGCTGCTCATATTCCAGTGCTCTTTGTGCCTGGAGTGGTTAAGATTCCTGTGGAATGTCGAATTCTTTCTGAGTGTGATCATCCAGCGATAAATTTCTATTTAAATCACTTTTTAGAAAAGCCAGCTCCAGAGGTCACTGAGCAGGCAAGAAGTTTTGTGGTTAAGTTAAAATTGGAAGTCACTAAGAACTCAATTAATTTCTCTGGTAGAGAGCCTGAGTTTAAATTTAATTTTGATGCTAAATCATTTAAGGCCAATAAGGTTATTGGAAAGAGTTTCTTTCTGGATGATGTGAAGGAAAAGAAGAACTCTCGAGTCTACGAGTTTTACTATGCAGGTAAATTGGATAAAGAAAATTTAAAAGAACATATCGTGAATATAAAAATAGAGGGGCCAACAATTTTCCATATCGAGAGAAGTGTGGACTTTAAAATTGCACCTGGAAACCAGACGACAATTGATTTAAAGCTTATGTCTCTGGGAGATTATTAG
- a CDS encoding M3 family oligoendopeptidase: MEIIQDTTTWDNTNIYKSIEDTKIGSDLEKAQQLINTQRENSEILSRALDAREQESKELVSIAREMTKVNMELTVSLRTVSTFIHSTLSVDSSNEVAKSLRSKVAKIMAERSKVYSPLSVYLTVVTDETLEEFFTPELEAKRFQISLSREFKDHTLDAKRESLINGLSTDGLMAWGKLYNDLCGRLVCDVNGEKVNYAMAASMTRGSDAKLREAAWRGVQEAWKVHEESVCAILNAINGWRLEEASVRSEKKELHYLDISCSQSRITRETLDALINSTYESRGIGQRAVKLMAKKFGKDQLGPWDLLAPAPSKESAKISFKDAIDTIEKAFNRLSPDMGAFAQMMYEKNWIDARPTEFRKPGAYCTGFASVREPRVFITYSGSMGDLITLAHEIGHAYHNWVMRDLPLDETYYSMTLAETASIFAETLVREYLFETLESEEEKLEIAWQNAETAGAMICNIPARFDFEKSLVEMRKEQTLTPAQMKTLMRDAWEKWYGDSLSEYDEMFWASKLHFSIAELGFYNYPYLFGSLFSLGVLAQREKLGDKFNDAYIALLRDTGRMKAEDLVQKHLGLDITKCDFWNDSLKIVNEQIDTFEGLIK; this comes from the coding sequence ATGGAGATCATTCAAGATACAACAACGTGGGATAATACAAATATCTATAAGTCTATCGAAGACACTAAAATTGGTAGTGATTTAGAAAAGGCCCAGCAATTAATTAATACTCAAAGAGAAAACTCTGAGATCCTCTCAAGAGCACTAGATGCTAGAGAGCAAGAGAGTAAAGAGTTAGTCTCTATTGCTAGAGAGATGACAAAAGTTAATATGGAATTAACAGTTTCTCTTAGAACAGTGAGTACATTTATTCATTCAACTTTGAGTGTCGACTCTTCAAATGAAGTTGCAAAGTCTTTACGCTCTAAAGTTGCTAAGATTATGGCCGAGAGATCAAAAGTATATTCTCCTTTGTCAGTTTATCTCACAGTCGTTACAGATGAAACTTTAGAAGAGTTCTTTACGCCAGAGCTTGAGGCGAAGAGATTTCAAATTTCATTAAGTAGAGAATTTAAAGACCATACACTTGATGCCAAGAGAGAGTCTCTAATTAATGGATTGTCTACAGACGGCTTAATGGCATGGGGAAAATTATATAATGATCTTTGTGGAAGACTTGTCTGTGATGTGAATGGAGAGAAAGTAAATTATGCAATGGCGGCCTCTATGACAAGAGGATCTGATGCTAAGCTTAGAGAAGCAGCTTGGAGAGGAGTTCAGGAGGCTTGGAAGGTTCACGAAGAAAGTGTTTGCGCTATTTTAAATGCTATTAATGGATGGAGACTTGAAGAGGCGAGTGTTCGTTCTGAAAAGAAAGAACTTCACTACCTAGATATTTCTTGTTCTCAATCAAGAATTACTAGAGAAACATTAGATGCTCTTATAAATTCAACTTATGAGTCTAGAGGGATCGGTCAAAGGGCCGTAAAGTTGATGGCCAAGAAATTTGGAAAGGATCAGCTTGGTCCTTGGGATCTTCTTGCACCAGCTCCAAGTAAAGAGAGTGCTAAGATTTCTTTTAAAGACGCCATTGATACAATTGAAAAGGCTTTCAATAGATTAAGTCCAGACATGGGAGCCTTTGCTCAAATGATGTATGAGAAGAATTGGATCGATGCTAGACCGACAGAGTTTAGAAAGCCGGGTGCATATTGCACAGGTTTTGCTAGTGTGAGAGAGCCAAGAGTCTTTATTACATACTCAGGTTCAATGGGAGATCTCATTACTCTTGCTCACGAGATTGGTCACGCTTATCACAACTGGGTTATGAGAGATTTACCTCTTGATGAAACTTACTATTCAATGACTCTAGCTGAAACAGCTTCTATTTTTGCAGAAACGCTCGTGCGTGAATACCTCTTTGAAACTCTTGAGAGTGAAGAGGAGAAGTTAGAGATTGCTTGGCAAAATGCTGAGACAGCTGGGGCGATGATCTGTAATATTCCTGCTCGCTTTGATTTTGAGAAGTCATTAGTTGAAATGAGAAAAGAGCAAACTCTTACGCCTGCTCAGATGAAAACTCTAATGAGAGACGCATGGGAGAAGTGGTACGGAGACTCATTAAGTGAGTACGATGAAATGTTCTGGGCCTCAAAACTTCACTTCTCAATTGCAGAGCTTGGTTTCTATAATTATCCATACCTCTTTGGTTCGCTCTTTAGTTTAGGAGTTCTAGCGCAGAGAGAGAAGCTTGGTGATAAATTTAATGATGCTTACATCGCTCTGTTAAGAGACACTGGAAGAATGAAGGCCGAAGACTTAGTACAAAAACACTTAGGGTTAGATATAACTAAGTGCGATTTTTGGAATGATAGTTTGAAGATTGTTAACGAACAAATTGATACTTTCGAAGGTCTTATTAAGTGA